The proteins below come from a single Terriglobales bacterium genomic window:
- a CDS encoding carboxypeptidase regulatory-like domain-containing protein yields MKKHLIAVCFVVLLLSAISFAQGLGSIVGTVSDSSGAVLPGAKVTAVEAGTALSRTAVADSQGYYVIPSLKPAQYSVSAEASGFRTSKQNVTLLANQTLTVNSQLQIGSPTETVEVTGTQLQVDTTTPTMKQVLEGQRVLDLPLEGRNAAQLTLLVPGTVNDPNNGGADQGGQKTFPGAVTYSINGSRQNQTSYQLDGGNFVDEYSNVNQPFPFPDALQEFSVQTSNYGAEYGQNAGGVVNVVTKSGTNQIHGDAFEFLRNALFNARNWGSNFSAYDHGRDQLKRNQFGGTIGGPIIHDKTFFFVGYQGTQIRNLGNPTTKSVFSAVQRGNATDPAIVNLLKLVPLGDPGSFDSTGQPRVTYAQPDHENYNEILGRVDHSITNNDRLTFRYDYNRYHKDPVFDPANILDYTDGTNAIVNQNYLLHESHVFSARLLNDFRFSYARETSDRGPAANVPDVSDFGVNIFQPNFGKGIQTISVSGLSGFSIGDNLHAVFKRNNYTWSDDVSWVVGRHTLKFGGVIETSKVDITNPGFFGYGTFTFSNLNNFLKGTLNTFQQGAGEFKNIRNNFPGLYLQDDFHASRKLTLTAGLRWEPFQAWDEIKHRTEVFNIADAIPGGPTSQIYPNAPPGLFFVGDAGVPERGVQSNMINFAPRLGFAYDVFGDSKTSLRGGFGMFYDTRMTGLANNRVVDLTPFSPQIGPLTPPPGPFSDPYCQKTAGCNAISNPFPQALPVPSSYVFPLPLQIIGFDNRAKLKTPLINEWNLGLQHEFPAGFLAQLAYVGSHGSHIKESVQLNPAFPTATPPAACGTKTFCDASRRLNLPFEAINPKNVVYNNVFQGWNDINSSYNSLQASLEKRAKNITLIGGYTWSKSIDDLPVGANVSEIGADTGGVSPLPWNDPNRHVFDRGPSEFDRTHRIVGSYVLQLPQMSDWSTALREVLGGWMLSGSTQFQTGRPLTITSGLSSGSDRSGVGNGTDRAVFLGGNPYGGNNCGTSPHCVTWINPGAFQQPAFGTFGNTGKGALRGPKYWTWDMGLMKNFTMTERWKLQFRAEYFNVFNRVNLNDPSASTGIASFNSSSFGQITGAGDPRIGQLALKVIF; encoded by the coding sequence ATGAAGAAGCATCTGATAGCCGTTTGTTTTGTTGTCTTACTGCTCAGCGCAATTTCGTTTGCCCAAGGACTCGGCAGTATTGTTGGAACCGTATCTGACTCTTCGGGAGCGGTGCTTCCCGGAGCTAAGGTCACGGCGGTCGAAGCCGGAACTGCACTGAGTCGGACCGCCGTCGCAGACTCGCAGGGTTATTACGTGATCCCCTCTCTGAAACCGGCACAGTACTCAGTATCGGCTGAAGCGTCCGGGTTCCGTACTTCGAAGCAGAACGTCACTTTGCTGGCCAATCAGACTCTTACCGTAAATTCGCAGCTGCAAATAGGCTCCCCTACGGAGACGGTGGAGGTTACCGGCACGCAGCTGCAGGTGGACACCACGACTCCGACCATGAAGCAAGTGCTGGAAGGCCAGCGCGTTCTCGACCTACCGCTGGAAGGGCGCAATGCTGCGCAACTTACGCTGTTGGTCCCGGGCACAGTCAACGATCCGAACAATGGCGGCGCGGACCAAGGAGGACAGAAGACCTTTCCCGGCGCGGTGACGTACTCGATCAACGGTTCACGACAAAACCAGACCAGTTATCAGCTTGACGGCGGCAATTTCGTCGACGAGTACAGCAACGTGAACCAGCCATTCCCATTTCCGGACGCGCTGCAGGAGTTCAGTGTGCAGACGAGCAACTACGGCGCCGAATACGGCCAGAACGCCGGCGGCGTGGTGAACGTGGTGACCAAGTCAGGGACCAACCAAATTCACGGTGATGCATTCGAGTTCTTGCGGAACGCTCTTTTTAATGCGAGGAACTGGGGTTCGAATTTCAGTGCTTATGACCATGGTCGCGATCAGCTAAAGCGCAATCAGTTCGGTGGCACCATTGGCGGCCCGATCATCCATGACAAAACGTTTTTCTTTGTGGGGTATCAGGGCACGCAGATCCGCAATCTGGGAAACCCGACGACCAAGAGTGTATTCAGTGCTGTGCAACGTGGGAATGCCACCGACCCAGCAATAGTCAATTTACTGAAGCTCGTCCCACTGGGCGATCCCGGCAGCTTTGATTCGACCGGTCAGCCGCGAGTAACCTACGCGCAGCCGGACCACGAGAATTACAACGAAATCCTCGGTCGAGTTGACCATTCGATTACGAACAATGATCGCTTGACCTTCCGCTATGATTACAACCGGTACCACAAAGACCCCGTCTTCGATCCGGCCAACATCCTGGATTACACAGACGGAACCAACGCCATCGTGAATCAGAATTATCTGCTTCACGAAAGCCACGTTTTCTCGGCGCGCTTGCTGAACGATTTTCGTTTTAGCTACGCGCGTGAGACCTCGGATCGTGGGCCGGCAGCCAACGTGCCGGATGTATCTGATTTTGGTGTCAATATCTTCCAGCCCAATTTCGGTAAAGGCATTCAGACGATTAGTGTTTCGGGATTGAGCGGCTTCAGCATCGGCGACAACTTGCACGCCGTCTTCAAGCGCAACAACTATACCTGGAGCGATGATGTGAGCTGGGTTGTCGGACGGCACACGCTCAAGTTTGGCGGGGTCATCGAGACCAGCAAGGTAGACATCACTAATCCCGGGTTTTTCGGATACGGAACGTTTACTTTTTCGAATCTCAACAATTTTCTTAAAGGAACGCTGAACACCTTTCAGCAAGGCGCCGGTGAATTCAAGAACATCCGCAACAATTTTCCCGGACTGTATCTGCAGGACGACTTCCACGCGAGCCGCAAGCTGACACTGACTGCGGGTTTACGCTGGGAGCCGTTCCAAGCCTGGGACGAGATCAAGCACCGGACGGAGGTATTCAACATCGCCGACGCGATTCCCGGTGGGCCGACCTCGCAGATCTATCCCAATGCGCCGCCGGGATTGTTCTTCGTCGGCGACGCGGGCGTGCCGGAGCGCGGAGTCCAGTCGAACATGATCAACTTCGCGCCACGCCTTGGCTTCGCCTATGACGTTTTCGGCGACAGCAAGACCAGCCTGCGCGGAGGCTTTGGCATGTTCTATGACACTCGCATGACAGGACTGGCAAACAACCGTGTGGTTGACCTCACGCCTTTCAGTCCGCAAATCGGGCCGCTGACGCCACCACCCGGTCCATTCAGCGATCCATACTGCCAGAAGACCGCCGGGTGCAATGCGATCAGCAATCCCTTCCCGCAGGCGCTCCCGGTACCCTCCAGCTACGTCTTTCCATTGCCGTTGCAAATCATCGGCTTCGACAATCGCGCGAAACTCAAAACGCCTCTCATCAACGAATGGAATCTGGGGCTACAGCATGAGTTTCCCGCCGGGTTTCTGGCCCAACTTGCGTATGTGGGCTCGCACGGCAGCCATATCAAGGAATCAGTACAACTGAATCCCGCGTTCCCAACGGCTACTCCACCGGCAGCGTGTGGAACCAAGACATTCTGCGACGCATCGCGTCGATTGAATCTTCCTTTCGAGGCCATCAATCCCAAGAATGTCGTCTACAACAATGTGTTTCAAGGTTGGAATGACATCAATTCTTCCTACAACTCGTTGCAGGCAAGTCTGGAGAAGCGCGCAAAGAACATCACGCTCATCGGCGGCTATACCTGGTCGAAGAGTATCGACGACCTGCCAGTTGGTGCTAACGTGAGCGAGATCGGCGCGGATACCGGCGGCGTTTCGCCATTACCGTGGAATGATCCGAATCGACACGTCTTCGATCGAGGACCTTCGGAGTTCGACCGCACGCATCGCATTGTCGGATCGTATGTGCTGCAGCTTCCGCAAATGTCGGATTGGAGTACAGCCCTGCGAGAGGTACTGGGCGGGTGGATGCTCAGCGGTTCGACACAATTCCAGACCGGGCGCCCGCTGACAATTACATCTGGTCTCAGTTCCGGAAGCGACCGGTCTGGTGTCGGGAACGGCACTGACCGCGCCGTCTTTCTGGGAGGAAATCCTTACGGCGGCAACAACTGCGGCACGTCGCCACACTGCGTAACCTGGATCAATCCCGGGGCTTTTCAGCAGCCGGCTTTCGGCACCTTCGGCAATACGGGTAAAGGCGCGCTGCGCGGGCCGAAGTATTGGACCTGGGACATGGGACTGATGAAGAACTTCACCATGACGGAGCGATGGAAACTGCAGTTCCGCGCCGAGTACTTCAACGTCTTCAATCGTGTGAACTTGAACGATCCATCCGCCAGCACCGGGATCGCGAGTTTCAATTCGAGCAGCTTCGGCCAGATCACCGGCGCGGGTGATCCGCGCATCGGACAGCTCGCGTTGAAAGTGATCTTCTAA
- a CDS encoding PilZ domain-containing protein, with protein sequence MSRRREKRSFLAVPVRVSGSDAQGRSFRHVVCTLDLSAKGARITSLQSLTMNVGQELTLEHQKDRVRFEIVWIGAPGTSREGQIGLRTLEPEKRFAAVENEIDGGAYIDTWQPNTKEEKDDRRSARRFDCDRGVQYWTDQSASPISGALDNISLGGCYVSTKFPLPRYTRVQLILHLYGMKIPAQGEVRASDDGHGMGIMFTTLEKECELRVKKAVQRLSQSTQSEGRNRQGSATDTQILDEIRAWFDRSLTMTWEDFFDIQVRSKGSLVSASLDKEA encoded by the coding sequence GCGCAGGGGAGAAGTTTCCGGCACGTTGTCTGCACGCTCGATCTCAGTGCGAAGGGCGCCCGCATCACCAGCCTCCAAAGCCTCACCATGAACGTCGGCCAGGAGCTAACCCTGGAGCATCAGAAGGACCGCGTACGCTTCGAGATAGTTTGGATCGGAGCGCCGGGCACCTCACGCGAAGGCCAGATCGGTTTGCGCACGCTCGAACCGGAAAAGAGATTCGCCGCCGTCGAAAACGAGATCGATGGCGGAGCCTACATCGATACCTGGCAACCGAATACCAAAGAAGAAAAAGACGACCGGCGCTCGGCTCGGCGGTTCGATTGCGATCGCGGCGTCCAATACTGGACCGATCAGAGTGCCTCTCCCATTTCGGGAGCACTCGATAACATCAGTCTCGGCGGGTGCTATGTCAGTACAAAATTTCCCCTCCCGCGCTACACACGCGTGCAGTTGATCCTTCATCTCTATGGAATGAAAATTCCCGCGCAGGGCGAAGTCCGCGCTTCCGACGATGGACATGGAATGGGAATCATGTTCACGACTCTCGAAAAAGAATGTGAACTGCGAGTGAAGAAGGCGGTACAGCGTCTCTCGCAGAGCACGCAATCCGAAGGACGGAATCGACAAGGTTCGGCCACCGATACGCAAATTCTCGATGAGATTCGTGCCTGGTTCGATCGAAGTCTCACTATGACATGGGAAGATTTCTTCGATATTCAAGTGCGTTCAAAAGGAAGCCTGGTAAGCGCGAGCCTGGACAAGGAAGCATGA
- a CDS encoding LysR family transcriptional regulator: protein MLETGSVTRGAERVHLSPAAVSLQLQNLAEHLKTELFVRSGRKLLPTSMAHRLAEQARSVVDQIRRIETDFHGQPQEDTRPFHFATGVTTLVYRLGRPLRMLRKQYPRTELHVTVANTEEIVAGLLDRRFDLGLISLPLSEPSVTTIPLFDEELLVVRPSASRVRGGQIGSIRASELARVPWLLYPKQSNMRTIIDGFFAHAGIEPNVIMEAADTEAIKRLVESGFGYSILPEFSLKGQSRFFHTMRISGQKLVRNQALAMVNGPYPRPLTLTIAEFVRRALQ, encoded by the coding sequence GTGCTCGAGACTGGCAGCGTCACGCGCGGAGCCGAACGTGTTCATTTGTCACCTGCCGCAGTGAGTCTCCAGCTTCAGAACCTGGCGGAGCACTTAAAGACTGAACTCTTCGTGCGCTCCGGCCGGAAGCTCCTGCCTACATCGATGGCCCATCGGCTGGCCGAGCAGGCGCGATCGGTGGTCGACCAGATTCGGCGGATCGAGACGGATTTTCACGGTCAGCCCCAGGAAGACACACGTCCATTTCACTTTGCGACAGGCGTGACCACGCTCGTATACCGTCTGGGCCGGCCGCTTCGGATGTTGCGCAAGCAGTATCCACGCACGGAACTGCACGTAACCGTTGCCAATACCGAAGAGATCGTCGCCGGGCTGCTGGACCGTCGTTTCGATTTGGGACTGATCTCGCTTCCGCTATCCGAACCCAGTGTCACCACTATCCCGCTGTTCGACGAAGAATTGCTGGTGGTGCGTCCATCGGCGAGCCGCGTCCGCGGCGGACAAATCGGCTCGATTCGCGCTTCAGAACTGGCGCGCGTGCCATGGCTGCTCTATCCGAAACAAAGCAACATGCGCACAATCATCGATGGCTTCTTCGCTCATGCCGGCATTGAGCCGAATGTGATCATGGAAGCGGCGGATACGGAGGCCATCAAACGCCTGGTTGAATCGGGCTTCGGCTACTCCATTCTTCCGGAGTTCTCTCTCAAGGGACAATCCCGTTTCTTCCACACCATGCGCATCTCCGGCCAGAAGCTTGTACGTAATCAGGCGCTCGCGATGGTGAATGGTCCTTATCCGCGTCCGCTTACCCTGACGATTGCTGAATTTGTTCGGCGAGCTCTCCAGTAA
- a CDS encoding malonic semialdehyde reductase — MKHVLADAALDQIFRSARTYSGWQDKPVTDDTLRQLYELMKWGPTSSNSNPARFVFVRSRQAKERLGPALAPGNVDKTMAAPVTVIVAYDLLFYEKLAKLFPHNTGMRAMFAANPQLVEVTAKRNSSLQGAYLIIAARALGLDCGPMSGFDNAKLDEEFFGSGKECEGCEQEFFPAGHVKSNFLCNLGYGDDAKLFPRAPRLEFKEACTLL, encoded by the coding sequence ATGAAACATGTACTGGCTGACGCGGCGCTCGATCAGATATTTCGCAGCGCACGAACTTATAGCGGGTGGCAGGATAAGCCTGTCACCGACGACACGCTGCGGCAGCTCTACGAGCTGATGAAATGGGGGCCGACGAGTTCGAACTCGAATCCGGCGCGGTTCGTGTTTGTGCGCTCGCGCCAGGCCAAAGAGCGGTTAGGTCCTGCGCTCGCACCGGGCAATGTGGACAAGACAATGGCGGCACCAGTTACCGTGATCGTCGCTTACGATCTGCTTTTTTATGAAAAGCTGGCCAAGCTTTTTCCGCACAATACTGGAATGCGCGCCATGTTTGCCGCCAATCCGCAATTGGTCGAAGTCACTGCGAAGCGAAATTCATCACTACAGGGAGCTTACTTAATCATTGCTGCACGGGCGTTGGGACTCGACTGCGGTCCAATGTCTGGATTCGATAATGCGAAACTCGACGAGGAGTTTTTCGGCAGCGGCAAAGAATGCGAAGGATGTGAGCAGGAGTTTTTCCCTGCTGGTCACGTGAAGTCGAATTTCCTTTGCAATCTTGGCTATGGCGATGACGCGAAGCTCTTTCCTCGCGCTCCGCGGCTCGAGTTTAAAGAGGCATGTACGCTGCTCTAA
- a CDS encoding aldo/keto reductase, with protein MAELRKLGNSGIQVRPLCLGANVFGWTLDEAGSFRILDGFFAVDFNFIDTADIYPKWVPGNKGGESETIIGKWMKERRNREKVILATKCGHEWGMGPGKTGLSKKYILEAAEDSLRRLQTDYIDLYQAHQDDPKTPLEETLEAFAQLIKAGKVRAIGASNYSAQRLQEALRVSKSHKLPRYETLQPHYNLYERNDYESTLEDVCMREGLGVIPYFSLASGFLTGKYRSKADAAGKARGSRVEKYLNERGFRILDALDRISNERNSTPARVALAWLMARPSITAPIASATKLDQLTDLIEATKLKLSSGEIDLLNAASAEAAEPALSREV; from the coding sequence ATGGCTGAGCTACGCAAGCTGGGCAATTCTGGAATTCAGGTGAGGCCGCTCTGCCTTGGAGCCAACGTCTTCGGATGGACGCTCGATGAAGCAGGATCGTTCAGGATTCTGGATGGCTTCTTTGCCGTGGATTTCAACTTCATTGACACTGCCGACATTTATCCGAAGTGGGTTCCCGGCAATAAAGGCGGGGAATCGGAGACCATCATCGGCAAATGGATGAAAGAGCGGCGCAATCGCGAGAAAGTGATTCTCGCAACCAAGTGCGGCCACGAATGGGGAATGGGACCGGGGAAAACCGGCTTATCAAAGAAGTACATCCTGGAGGCTGCCGAAGATTCACTTCGACGCTTGCAGACTGATTACATCGATTTGTATCAGGCGCACCAGGATGATCCAAAGACGCCGCTGGAGGAAACACTCGAGGCATTCGCGCAGCTCATCAAAGCGGGCAAGGTGCGTGCGATCGGCGCTTCCAATTACTCCGCACAACGCCTGCAAGAAGCGCTTCGTGTGAGCAAGTCGCATAAGCTGCCTCGTTACGAGACTCTGCAGCCGCACTACAACCTTTATGAACGGAATGACTACGAATCCACACTCGAAGATGTTTGTATGCGCGAGGGACTCGGAGTGATTCCGTATTTTTCACTGGCAAGTGGATTTCTCACGGGGAAATATCGCTCGAAAGCTGATGCCGCCGGGAAGGCACGAGGCTCACGCGTGGAAAAATACCTGAACGAACGCGGCTTCCGCATTCTCGATGCTCTCGATCGCATCTCGAACGAGCGCAACTCAACGCCGGCGCGCGTCGCGCTCGCCTGGCTCATGGCACGTCCCAGCATCACGGCGCCGATTGCCAGCGCGACGAAACTTGATCAACTCACCGACCTGATCGAGGCGACCAAGCTCAAACTGAGCTCAGGCGAGATCGATCTGCTGAACGCAGCCAGCGCCGAGGCGGCTGAACCGGCGCTCAGCAGAGAAGTGTGA